From a single Nicotiana tomentosiformis chromosome 2, ASM39032v3, whole genome shotgun sequence genomic region:
- the LOC138905473 gene encoding uncharacterized protein, which produces MKHYSVMNKFQFRVKRSSARSYCLVCVGDNCTWHFMSTSINDSALFKVQKFNSLHTCSLMDNTYIQCKTTATVVSSMVIPKYADLKTIYIPKDIQTDMLSEHGVNLTYMQACRANEKALEFLRGYLSDSYSRLPSSLYILEKTYPGSVVKLQKTNNDCFLYAYIALSTSIKGCKYCRPVVVVDGTFLKSAYKEIMLTTSTMDAAGSILPLAYAVVDSENDAS; this is translated from the exons ATGAAGCACTATTCTgtcatgaacaagttccaatttAGGGTGAAAAGGTCTAGCGCAAGAAG CTACTGCCTGGTATGTGTTGGGGACAATTGTACATGGCACTTTATGTCCACCAGCATAAATGATTCAGCATTGTTCAAGGTTCAAAAATTCAACAGCTTGCACACATGCTCTTTGATGGACAATACATACATACAATGCAAAACTACCGCCACTGTAGTTAGTAGCATGGTTATACCAAAATATGCAGATCTTAAGACAATTTACATACCAAAAGACATACAAACTGATATGTTATCAGAACACGGTGTGAACTTAACATACATGCAAGCTTGTAGAGCAAATGAAAAGGCTTTGGAATTTTTGAGAGGTTATCTTTCTGATTCATACAGCCGCTTGCCAAGTTCTTTGTATATTCTGGAGAAGACTTATCCGGGGTCGGTTGTTAAATTGCAGAAGACTAACAATGACTGTTTCTTGTACGCATATATTGCGCTTAGTACATCTATCAAGGGTTGCAAGTATTGTAGGCCAGTTGTAGTAGTTGATGGGACCTTTTTGAAGTCGGCATATAAGGAAATAATGTTAACAACTAGCACAATGGATGCTGCAG GTAGCATATTACCACTGGCATATGCTGTTGTTGATTCAGAAAATGACGCATCATAG